Proteins encoded within one genomic window of Streptomyces profundus:
- the ligD gene encoding non-homologous end-joining DNA ligase codes for MGEALELTIGERTVRLSNPDKVYFPERGYTKLDVARYFQSVADGALRAMRERPTTLQRFPDGVGGESFFQKRAPKNRPDWIPTGRISFPSGRHADEFCPTEPAAVLWAVNLGCLTFHPWPVRRADTERPDELRIDLDPQPGTDYADAVRAALELRELLDELGLRGWPKTSGGRGIHVFVPIVPEWTFPQVRRAAIAVGRELERRAPERVTTAWWKEERGERIFVDYNQMARDRTIASAYSVRARENAPVSAPLTWDEVPDARPEDFDLVTMPARYAEVGDPHAEMAEHPCRLEAVLELAERDEREHGLGDLPYPPDHPKAAGEPKRVQPSRARRDG; via the coding sequence ATGGGCGAGGCGCTGGAACTGACGATCGGCGAACGCACGGTGCGCCTGTCGAATCCGGACAAGGTGTACTTCCCCGAGCGCGGCTACACCAAGCTGGATGTGGCGCGCTACTTCCAGTCGGTGGCCGACGGCGCGCTGCGGGCCATGCGGGAGCGGCCCACCACCCTACAGCGCTTCCCCGACGGGGTGGGCGGCGAGTCGTTCTTCCAGAAGCGGGCGCCGAAGAACCGTCCGGACTGGATTCCGACCGGGCGGATCTCGTTCCCCAGCGGCCGGCACGCGGACGAGTTCTGCCCGACGGAGCCGGCGGCGGTGCTGTGGGCGGTGAACCTCGGCTGTCTGACGTTCCACCCCTGGCCGGTGCGGCGGGCCGACACCGAGCGTCCGGACGAGCTGCGGATCGACCTGGACCCGCAGCCCGGCACCGACTACGCGGACGCCGTCCGGGCGGCGCTGGAACTGCGCGAGCTGCTGGACGAGTTGGGGCTGCGCGGCTGGCCGAAGACGTCGGGCGGCCGGGGCATCCACGTCTTTGTCCCGATCGTGCCCGAGTGGACGTTCCCCCAGGTGCGGCGGGCGGCGATCGCGGTGGGCCGGGAGCTGGAGCGGCGGGCCCCCGAGCGGGTCACCACCGCGTGGTGGAAGGAGGAGCGCGGCGAGCGGATCTTCGTCGACTACAACCAGATGGCCAGGGACCGCACCATCGCCAGCGCCTACTCGGTGCGCGCGCGGGAGAACGCCCCCGTCTCAGCGCCGCTCACCTGGGACGAGGTGCCCGACGCCAGGCCCGAGGACTTCGACCTGGTGACGATGCCCGCCCGCTACGCCGAGGTGGGCGACCCACACGCGGAGATGGCCGAACACCCGTGCCGGCTGGAGGCGGTGCTGGAGTTGGCCGAGCGGGACGAACGGGAGCACGGCCTGGGCGATCTGCCCTATCCGCCCGACCATCCCAAGGCGGCCGGCGAGCCGAAGCGGGTGCAGCCGAGCCGGGCGCGCCGGGACGGCTGA
- a CDS encoding DUF6256 family protein encodes MRPPTALVLSMTTVGYLLLMAALAVGLRLRRAGARPEAGRRGWPALLRRVAGTVLGGWALLVVVLAGYYVGLARLGGPFLLDGLTGAAALLAVVLPLFALASWLVERRHRRHARREPAAQRDRDR; translated from the coding sequence GTGCGGCCCCCGACGGCGCTGGTCCTCAGCATGACCACGGTCGGCTATCTGCTGCTGATGGCGGCGCTGGCCGTCGGCCTGCGGCTGCGCCGCGCCGGGGCGCGCCCGGAGGCGGGGCGGCGGGGGTGGCCGGCGCTGCTGCGGCGGGTCGCCGGCACGGTGCTCGGCGGCTGGGCGCTGCTGGTGGTGGTGCTGGCCGGCTACTACGTGGGGCTCGCCCGCCTCGGCGGCCCCTTCCTGCTGGACGGGCTCACCGGCGCCGCCGCCCTGCTGGCCGTCGTGCTGCCGCTGTTCGCCCTGGCGTCCTGGCTCGTCGAGCGGCGGCATCGGCGCCACGCCCGCCGCGAACCCGCCGCGCAGCGTGACCGGGACCGCTGA
- a CDS encoding DUF6186 family protein, with protein MADHPVLGYLVWAVLFGALFGYEALTLARPEAGLPTLSDAMGAVMRYQVGRWVLFAVWLWFGWHTFVRGWHFLLRGPVE; from the coding sequence GTGGCAGATCATCCGGTGCTCGGCTATCTCGTCTGGGCGGTCCTCTTCGGGGCGCTCTTCGGCTACGAGGCCCTGACCCTGGCCCGGCCCGAGGCGGGGTTGCCCACGCTGAGCGACGCCATGGGCGCCGTGATGCGCTATCAGGTGGGCCGCTGGGTGCTGTTCGCCGTGTGGCTGTGGTTCGGGTGGCACACCTTTGTGCGCGGCTGGCACTTCCTGCTGCGCGGCCCGGTGGAGTGA
- a CDS encoding PH domain-containing protein — MALFGNAHSIDPAKAQQEYARLFGRGEQLRAAFLLIRDTLLFTDRRLILVDKQGITGKKVEYHSIPYKSISHFSVETAGHFDLDAELKIYISSSSTPMKTTFTKGVDIYEVQAILTEFVTG; from the coding sequence ATGGCGCTGTTCGGCAACGCGCACAGCATCGACCCGGCGAAGGCTCAACAGGAGTACGCCCGGCTGTTCGGCAGAGGCGAACAGCTGCGCGCGGCCTTCCTGTTGATCCGCGACACGCTGCTGTTCACGGACCGCCGGCTGATCCTGGTGGACAAGCAGGGCATCACGGGCAAGAAGGTCGAGTACCACTCCATCCCGTACAAGAGCATCTCGCACTTCTCGGTGGAGACGGCCGGCCACTTCGATCTGGACGCCGAGCTGAAGATCTACATCTCCAGCAGCTCCACCCCGATGAAGACCACCTTCACCAAGGGCGTCGACATCTACGAGGTGCAGGCCATACTCACCGAGTTCGTCACCGGCTAG